The Natrinema salifodinae genome includes a window with the following:
- the mnhG gene encoding monovalent cation/H(+) antiporter subunit G, with the protein MIHTAVVIALIVVGAFFLTVGTIGLLRLPNVYNRMHATSKPTTLGTAAIFLAGFVHFGPGQEGLTALIGICFLFLTVPTGAHMIARAAEKIGIPFLGSVTWPDPSAVERTERAEETDD; encoded by the coding sequence ATGATACACACCGCCGTCGTGATCGCGCTGATCGTCGTCGGCGCGTTCTTCCTGACCGTCGGGACCATCGGTCTGCTTCGCCTGCCGAACGTCTACAACCGAATGCACGCCACGAGCAAGCCCACGACGCTCGGCACGGCGGCGATCTTTCTGGCCGGGTTCGTCCACTTCGGCCCCGGTCAGGAGGGACTGACCGCGCTCATCGGGATCTGCTTCCTCTTCCTGACCGTTCCGACCGGCGCGCACATGATCGCCCGCGCTGCCGAGAAGATCGGCATCCCCTTCCTCGGGAGCGTCACCTGGCCGGATCCGTCGGCGGTCGAGCGAACCGAACGCGCCGAGGAGACCGACGACTAA